In a genomic window of Maricaulis maris MCS10:
- a CDS encoding alginate export family protein, which produces MKRFCVSKLKTGVFTGPARLLAIIAAFMAAAAGARAQTDTSTDFRFDLSGETRARYESLNGQFRAGRTGSDQALFLRTLLHARLTTPVARFGIELQDSRAYFDDIGTPLSTGTVNPLDILQAYVRVDAPSVFGDGSDARLTLGRQTVSIGSKRQIERISYANVIKSYTGAYYSATSARGDQFHALMLAPVGRHPGDRAAIGDNQMSGDEEEWNRTIWAVHYQRPDLIPDFWPGLSGDLFVYGLEERDTDATPTPNRHYVTPGFRLHRAPATGQVDLDLEAAWRFGRRRAGSAASDTTNLDVSAGMVFAALGYTFEHAWKPRLALEYYWASGDDDPNDGRFDQYERLFGSRRTDLNNTSLHGPLTPANLNAPGMRLELAPSPDWDGRLAWSAASLDSARDSWVIAGLRDESGQSGRFIGHTLDSRVRYRGLIDGLELELGASILLPGGFADNAPGSPAPDRTVFGYAQATFTF; this is translated from the coding sequence ATGAAGCGTTTCTGCGTATCCAAGCTGAAAACCGGTGTGTTCACCGGCCCTGCCCGGCTGCTGGCGATCATCGCGGCCTTCATGGCAGCTGCCGCCGGCGCACGGGCCCAGACCGACACATCAACCGATTTCCGGTTCGACCTCTCCGGCGAAACCCGCGCCCGCTATGAAAGCCTCAACGGCCAGTTTCGCGCCGGTCGCACCGGTTCCGACCAGGCACTCTTCCTGCGCACCCTCCTTCACGCCCGCCTGACAACCCCGGTCGCGCGCTTCGGCATCGAGCTGCAGGACAGCCGTGCCTATTTCGACGATATCGGAACTCCGCTCAGCACCGGGACCGTCAATCCGCTCGACATCTTGCAGGCCTATGTCCGTGTCGACGCCCCGTCCGTTTTCGGGGACGGGTCCGACGCCCGCCTCACCCTGGGTCGGCAGACCGTCAGTATCGGCTCGAAACGCCAGATCGAACGGATCAGCTATGCCAATGTGATCAAGAGCTATACCGGCGCCTATTACTCGGCGACCAGCGCGCGCGGCGACCAATTCCACGCCCTGATGCTGGCCCCGGTGGGGCGGCACCCGGGGGACCGCGCCGCGATCGGCGACAATCAGATGTCAGGCGATGAAGAAGAATGGAACCGCACCATCTGGGCCGTCCACTACCAACGCCCCGACCTGATTCCGGATTTCTGGCCCGGCTTGTCTGGCGACCTCTTCGTCTACGGTCTGGAGGAACGCGACACCGACGCCACGCCGACCCCGAATCGCCACTACGTCACGCCAGGCTTTCGCCTGCATCGCGCACCGGCTACCGGACAGGTGGATCTCGATCTTGAAGCGGCCTGGCGGTTCGGGCGCCGTCGGGCCGGCAGCGCCGCGAGCGACACCACCAATCTGGACGTCAGCGCCGGCATGGTCTTCGCGGCGCTTGGCTACACATTCGAGCATGCTTGGAAGCCGCGCCTGGCGTTGGAGTATTATTGGGCCAGCGGTGATGACGACCCGAATGACGGGCGCTTCGATCAGTATGAACGCCTGTTCGGTTCCCGCCGCACCGATCTCAACAATACCAGCCTGCATGGGCCGCTCACGCCGGCCAATCTCAACGCGCCCGGCATGCGGTTGGAACTGGCACCCAGCCCGGATTGGGACGGCCGGCTGGCCTGGTCTGCCGCCTCGCTCGACAGCGCACGAGACAGCTGGGTGATCGCCGGCCTGCGCGATGAAAGCGGCCAATCGGGACGTTTCATCGGTCACACCCTGGACAGCCGCGTCCGCTATCGCGGCCTGATCGACGGTCTCGAACTGGAACTCGGCGCCTCCATCCTCCTGCCCGGCGGATTTGCCGACAACGCGCCCGGCAGCCCGGCCCCCGACCGGACAGTGTTCGGCTACGCCCAGGCGACATTCACATTCTGA
- a CDS encoding PAS domain-containing protein produces the protein MRHAQSQALHAYWQTRRQGGGAPHRADIEPQDIARLLGYVFILWRADPQHHIFRLAGTHLCDLYQREFRDQNFLSLWRGHDRTHVQAVLEASITGSAPASLIARASSLDMHQLPVEISFLPLRGPSGTIDRTLGLFQPLDSTDAFKGRPVVRTLLREIHPPALPDRIFPGLGVDTGLGAQKVANDQ, from the coding sequence ATGCGCCATGCGCAATCACAGGCCCTGCATGCCTACTGGCAGACCCGACGCCAGGGCGGCGGCGCACCGCACCGTGCCGATATCGAACCCCAGGACATTGCGCGGCTGCTGGGCTATGTCTTCATCCTGTGGCGTGCCGATCCGCAACACCACATATTCCGACTCGCCGGCACCCATCTGTGCGACCTCTATCAACGCGAATTCCGCGACCAGAACTTCCTGTCGCTGTGGCGCGGTCATGATCGCACCCATGTCCAGGCCGTGCTCGAGGCGTCGATTACCGGTTCGGCGCCGGCCTCGCTGATCGCCCGGGCCTCCAGCCTCGACATGCACCAACTGCCCGTCGAGATATCCTTCCTGCCCCTGCGCGGACCATCGGGAACCATCGACCGGACGCTGGGCCTGTTCCAGCCACTCGACTCAACCGACGCCTTCAAGGGTCGCCCGGTCGTCCGCACATTACTGCGCGAGATCCATCCACCGGCACTGCCCGACCGCATTTTTCCCGGTCTCGGGGTCGATACGGGTCTGGGCGCCCAGAAGGTTGCAAACGATCAGTGA
- a CDS encoding ArsR/SmtB family transcription factor, with translation MNDHDAATRLSTLAHDVRLRVFRTVMSAGPAGMPASKIADAVEISRNNLSAHLNIFLQAGLMDVEPSGRQRIYRINLTAVSDTIGYLVADCCQGHPEVCDALGKHLRTSC, from the coding sequence ATGAACGACCACGACGCGGCGACCCGGCTTTCCACCCTCGCGCATGATGTCCGTTTGCGCGTGTTCCGGACGGTGATGTCGGCGGGCCCCGCGGGCATGCCGGCCAGCAAGATCGCTGATGCCGTCGAGATCTCGCGCAATAACCTGTCCGCCCACCTCAATATCTTCCTCCAGGCCGGTTTGATGGATGTCGAACCCTCGGGGCGGCAACGCATCTATCGGATCAATCTGACGGCCGTGTCGGACACGATCGGCTATCTGGTCGCTGATTGTTGCCAAGGGCATCCCGAGGTTTGTGATGCGCTGGGCAAGCATTTGCGGACGTCTTGTTGA